GCATAAGTAGATATAACTACTAGTGAACTAGTTGAGTTAACCAAGACTCGGATAAAAAGAGGATCGATTGATGCCACATGCGGCCTGGGTAGGACGATACCACAAGGACCAAGAAGCAAAATCCTGTGGGGAAAGAAGATTTGGGACTTtgagcacggagtactctaTACTTGACCTAGTTCTATCTTCCAAGGTTGATTTCTACTTAGGTGGTGTCTGAGTGAGTACATGTGTACTCTACTCTATACTTGCATGTGCGCTTCGCCGTCGTTCATCCCCAACAGCAGGTTCCTTCCTCTCTTTTGCCAGCCTGTTGCGCCTCCTCTGTTTCGTGGCTGCTCCTTCCTCGTTGGACGTCGGTGGGGAGAATCTAGAGTGATGATGAAATGTCTGGTAAACGACTGATTGTCACAAACTTAAAATACCAAGCAGTCGGCGAGAACATGGGATTCTTCCCTAATGATGCGAATGTCACAGACACTAGGAAATTTGGGCgactctacggagtagttgaaTTTTGTTGTGATTTTGCGCACTCGCTGTTCTACCCCGAAAATTCGACCATTTCATGAATGTAGTCCGTGTGTGGTGAGTGCGACTTGGCTGGCtagacaaggacaagatttAACCTCCTCCCATCATCTCATTTCAGTGCCAGATCTCAGACCTTATGCACTCCGCATACTTCAGAAAGAATGGCTGGCTGTAAGAGACAAATAATTCTTCGACGAAGCAGCCGACAATAGCGCCATCTCTCTGGCGGGCTGGGTTAGGTTCCTTAGCGCTTGCGTCGTCTGCGCCAGGACGGGACGCCACATCTGGATTGCTCGTCACTTCTCATTTTGTCCAAGATCACGCAAGTTGATCGCCTCGCTGAGTACTGGTACGTAGTACTGTAATGCGAATTTACTTTGCAGCTTTCTGTTTGATTGGATGCCTCGAGGCCAGATTGTCAGATGGAGGGCGAATGGATTGTTGGATCGAGGGATCCTGACCATGGATACTCTATCACCCAAGCAAGAGTAAAGGAGCCTACATACTTCAGTGGTCTACCGACTATTCTCTTGCAAATATGGCCGTTTCCTCCCGTTGGGGTGAAGACAACGGGCAGTCGTGTGCAAGAATGGGCCACCGCGTGCCTCGACACAGCATCACGCCAGCGGTTCTCTCAGGTTTTTCAAAGGCGGACTTCACGCAGTCAACGCTTTCTCCGCTGCTTCAAGCATTTCCAATGAAGCAACAGTTGGGTCACGCCAGCCAAGACTACGGAGCCGAGAGTCTGTCTTGGTTTTTGGCCATTGTGCTTGGCACCGCCGACTTTGCGTCAAACCAGCTCCTTTGGCAAAACTCTCcgtctctttctttctcccTGCCCCCCTTGTTCCGAGGCATGTCGAGGTTAGCCCGTCCTGCGCTTCACCGCCTGGCTGTCGCGATTGCACATGGAACGACTGGGATCTGGAGGTGGGACTGTTCCCCGTTGCTGTTTTGCCTGATGCTATTTCTGTCGAGTCCATTGCTCAGGGGCTATGATGTCACCGAGCTTGGATGCAGCTTGGCCACAAGGTCTTCAAAAGTACCaagctggtggtgatgctggaTGAGCCACAGACTCCGCCGCCATTCTTAAAGActgtgtacatacaatgtggccagcaccaccacACTAAACAGGAAGATGTCCCAGTTCCCAGCAACTGTGACCAAGCAAGCTCCTATGAGCATTCTATTACACAGTGGCCAAGTCCATCGCTGGCAGGCCGACTTGATGTACTAGCACCATGCACGACTCGGAATGCATATATATCCATCAACGTCAAGCAACAATCACAAGCACCTGGCGTATCAGCATGTCGTGCTGTCGTTTTGTTTCCTGGATTAATTTTACTCTATTTTATGCTTCGAAACACGACGCCGAGTTTGCTTATGCACCCCACTGACAGTCATGCCCAATTCTCGTTGTTAGGCGAGGGTGAAGGGTTGAAGCCGTGGTTTAGAGCGAGCCCAGGCGAGCCCGGCAACCCGCCGAGATATACAACTTGCTGTCGAAACTGCGTCACTTTTTCATCCTCGGGGGGAAGCTTGACAGATTGCCTTCACAATGCTCCATCAAACCGGGGCGACGCGGCTTATGGAGGACCAATGGTGGATTCGGGTCCTCGACGCGGGGTGTGCAATGCTGTCGGCATGTCTGGGCGAGACTGGGCGTAATCGGGCTCCGCCTACTCGCGATGTTGCAGCGCAGCCTTCAACCACGAGCGGCCAGGCCCATGAACATTCGAAACTATGGCTTGTGCTCAATTATCGCGACCCATAGGGAGCCCTTGAAAATGGCCCTGCTTGCCAGGCACATGGCGGCATCCGCTGGACCCGTGGAGAAGACACAGGTACTTCGCAATACATGACGAATGGCGTGTTCAGTCAGGCCAGAAGAGTATTGTTGCTCCCAGCCAGCGTTTCCGCCGCCCGACTCGCTCACTGGAGCTGCCTACTTCAACTGGAAAGTCCTGTCGCGGGCGGACGATAGTTGTCGCTGCACGAGCATTTGTTTATTTGCGGATTTGCGGCTTGCTGGTGGGCTTTTGATGGCGGCTCCAGACCATGGGCTGGGCAGTTCATCATGCTCAAAGTCAGCAATatcgacgacgccgcgcaCACAAATTTTGTCTGACAGCCCTCTTCACCATCCACAGTCCACCAAAAGACTCTGACGGGGATAGAGCCACGCCCTTTGGGCCACAAATCTCTCTGGAGCTTCAGCCACAAGCCATGTTGTAaggctggctgggccattCTAAAGCTCGGATGTTTGAAATGCTCCACTGTCGTATTTGTttgtatgcatgtatgtacatgtgcacatgtacTAGTATATGTATAGAACAATCGTCCGTATAGGGAGGGACAGACCAAGTACCTAGTATAGGAATGGAGAGGCGGTTGCAAAAGGGAACAGTATGTTGGATCGTATCGACGACCAGTCGTGGGCTTCAAAGCTATTCAACTTGACCCTCGGCTTGACTACAGAGCCCAAATCGACCTGTTGGATGAGGCGCTCGACCGCCGGGTTGACAATCATCGCAAACAGCAAAACTGGCAGACCAATCCGGAGCATTGCAGCCTCAAACAGCAGATCTGGACCCGCTCCGAAGCCATCGAGGTCCATGAGCTCATGATTGCACCACTGGGTGTCACATAACGACTTTGTGTGAACCTGAAAGGCgtgcccatcatcatcgtcatcatcattgcTACCGCGGTCCTTTTGCCTACAGCACTGTCTCACGCTGTGACAACCTTGgaataaaaagaagaacaaaaatgGAGGACAGATGCCTTGTACAACCTGGTGTCCTGCTCACCAGGACGCGATTTCCCCGTCGCCAACGGTATTAGACGTCACCCGTCATGTTATTGTGGTAGAAGCGCAACGCGGCGTGTGGTGCGTTCAAGGTTCGCACTCTCGCTGCGTGCCTCTGCAAGTATGCCAGACACTTCATCATGCAAGTGCCAGCCTGACCTGCCCTGACGCCAATTGCAGAGACGCCCTCGAGGCCGGCCCACGAAGCCAATTTGCCTTTAGCTTCAGTGTTTGGCGCTCCTAGCGGAAGTTCAAATGACAGTTCTGCCTTCATGCCATAGGCGCAAGTTGGCCGACGCCATGATAGGTCGGCCGCACAGGCGTGCGTGCGCCTGTGCATGCCTGACAGGTAACGACTGCTACCCATCCTTGAGACAGATTTGTTTTCGTACCACGCACCCTGTCTGTACGAAGAAGTGCTTGCATACAACATGTCGACAGGAATTGCTACACCCTGGCAGGGCCGCGGTCGACTCGTCGACTCATCGGCGCTATGGCGTGCCGAGCACAGAGTGCAGAGTGCAGAGTGCAGACTGGTTTTCAATGACACAGGCGGCTGCCACGACATGCATGTCACAACGACTCAGGCCTGCTAGTCTAGTGCTGAGCCAGTCGCGTGTGTCAATCCGTTGAGTTGCGGCTGTCAACGTTGGAATGTCCATCCTCGTGACTGTTTGTTTCGCGTTTCCTGCATGGACCATGGTTGACAATTGACCAAAGGCCGTCAAAGGCCACGACGGGGTAGCACTGACGGACGCGGGAGATCAGTCCGTTTCGGCACACCTGAAGGCTCACGGCCCatggtgaaaaaaaaaaaggatagATTTGAGATATGTATGGTGCTACTCGGTGCTTCGTAGACCGTGGCAAGTCCAGTCACTTGCTTCTCGCCATTCACCCCCGGTCCTGTCGCGCAACACAAGCCCTAGACTTGAGGACTGCCTGCCCCAGAGCGCATCTCTTCACCTGGCTGCTCACCTGGCCGACGCTGCAAAGGATGACTATTCTCTGTACCCTATACGCCGTGTCTTTGTTCGCAGCAATACCCGGTCAGTGCTGGCCACCTGGCAAGACTTGGAGACGCAGAAACAGCCAGTCAGCCTGGCAAAGAACCCTGTACCCTGTTGTGGCCGTTGTCAACATGGCGGGCTGGGCAGATCACGACACATGGTGGAACGTGGACTTTGGTAGCCGGGCGTCTGGCGCAGCTTGGAGGTATTTCAAGGCAGGGACGCCACGGGGCCTCACATTTCCATCAAGCAAAACATTCTTCATGTCAGGCAGCACCCAGGCAGGACCACTCTGCCAGAAGCCCTGAgcctgttcaatgttccatccCAAATAGCCGGGTCGATCATCCAGCAAGCTGGCCGTAGCAAAACTCTAGACAGGTTCAAGGGCTTGCCGGGATTtgtgggcttgggcttgggcatGTTTCTGCTCGGCCTTCGCAATCCTCCGGATAACCATGAGGGTAATGCTCCGTAGGAACGATGATTGCGTGAGCCTTGTTTTCTCCCCGTCTGTCTTCAAAACAAGGGTTAATAATTGGCATAAACACTGACATCGGCCCCGACGCCGGAACCGGAACCGGAATTACAGGGCCATGTCGCCCTGTACCGAGTATTGTAGCTACTCCAGACAATTTCAGGGTCATGGTGCTCGACTCCCAATTGAAGGgtagctacggagtagtcctCTCATGGACTTCTTAGTGAGGTCTCAGCATGTGCATAATGAGAAAGTCAAGGTACTTGgctactaggtaggtacacCTAGCAAGCAGGCGTTCGAATGCCACGGCAtctattcttcttcttcttcgcgccAATGGTTCCTGTTGGAGTCGCGTTGCATACTGATGATGCACCAAGCGTCCATCAATCTCAATCCTCCCATGCCTTGTTGTGTCGCTCATGTCACTCAAAGTTTGCCTTCTGTCCCTCCATGCTGGTAATCTCGCCGAAGCTGCCAGCACGCCAATGCTCCATAACAAGACACTGCTGCGCCATGCCCACACACCCCCCTTTTGCCGTGAGCAAAgtcctttttattttttcgTTCCTCTCCACCCCTGTTTTTGTCCCGTCACCTTGGTGCTTGGGCTGTCCTGCAGCCGTGCGCGTCCACTGTTGTTGttaatttttctttattttccctttttttttttcaatttttttttcactgCAACCACCCCCCCTTTGTCCCCCTTTCCCCTCTGGTCAGCCCACGTCTGCTCACGCCTCGTTCGCTTGCCCATGCCAGGGAGGTAatccatccatgtcaatcaattgatgaaCACACCCAATACGCATCGCCCTTGCTCCCGGACTTCGCAAAAACGCATACTGAAAATCCAGTCTGTTCGGTGTTGACTTGCGAGGGCCTGGTGGTGCAAGTTGGTGCGAAGTACCAAGCTCCTCCGTATCCCACACTCTGTGCACCTTGCTCCTAAAAGTTTCCCAGAGTGTGTACTCGAGATTTACTACTTTACTTGCATGTCCCGCTCTTTCCATCTCTGAGCACTCGACTCAACCGCCCCCTTCTTCCACTACCTACCGACCGGACCTTTCTTGCCGACGTCCTTCTTGCTCTCTCAACTTTGCCTTCCTCTTTCCGTCTTTATGGTTTTATCTTGACGGGCAATTTTTTTGTCCCAACATATGTTCAATCTCAGGCAACTTCTTGGTCCAACGTACCCTGTGAGCGTTGTGCACATTCAAGGCTGCTTCATTGTTGTTGTCAAGTAGAACTAGTGGCTACTTGATAATTACTTTTGCTATTTGCCATCACCATTACTCATACGGCTTTCCCTGCCTTGTCGGCCGCATCGCTGTACTAGCAGCGTGGGCCTCACCCAAGAGGCTGAGTCACCACCCAACTCACTTTGGCACATCGTTGTGGCATACACCCGCCCAAGGGGGCAAGCCCACCTAGGTCTTGCTTAGCTCTGCTGAGGTCCCTCAAGGTCTGACTGAGCACTTCGGCCCTGTCGGCCAACTACGACAGGACAGACACACCCACCCCAGGGCGCTTTCGTCTAAACCCTCGCCACCGCTGGCATACCTTTAGTCGACGACATATTAATTTTCTGCTGCCCTTGCCCAGAGCTACCGGTCACCTTGGCTTTTTTCTACCTCGACTGACTCTCTGCTAAGCGATTGTACAGCAGGAACCAGCAAGACGATTACTTCGGCGGAACTTGACGCTCATAGTTTGCTCTTGGGGGGTAAACTTGTATTTGCCCTCGTCACTTTCGCGGCCTGGTGTCCCGATCCTTCTGTTCGCGTCCtatttttcttcctctctctggtctccaagccctcttccTGCGCGGTTCAACAGCACAAGGGAGAAtagcaagaaaaaaacctTGCTAGTGGGCATTCCGGAGCTTTGCGACCTCGTTCGACGGAAGAATTTCAGACCAGGTTGGCGCGCTCCTGTTGAGCGCTCACGCATCTTGCGCAAGCTCAACGCTTCCATCTACTTGCGCCAGCTATCGCTCAGCTTCTTCAGCGGCTCACGAGCAACCCTCGGTGCTTGCAGCAAGCAGCATACATACCCCGTACCCAAAAGCAGCCACCTGCATGCAGCCTCGCGCTGCAGGACTGCCACCTCACCATCGACTACACTCTGCCACTACTCTTCAGGCCTTTGTCTCGACCCGACGGCACTCCAATCGGCCCTAGCTGTAGCTCTGCTACCACCCCCGGGTTCAATCTTCTTCGCCAATTCCCCCGGTCGATATAGACCGTACAGAAGAGACCAATTGGTAGGCAATTGCCATACAGACTCACCACTCGCAGCTGCCTGCTTTCACGCGCTACTACTGCCATCATTGTTGGAAAGACGGCCCGTCCAATACAACCACCCGGAGCACACTCTAGATCAACAGGTCTTCTAGGCGTTGCTGCAGATCTGCCAGTTCGAAATATCCCTCTCGGTCTCTCTCTCGCACCCTTTCTCTTTGCCGCACTTGGCTGAATTCTGTTACTTCTGCCCCGGCTCGCTCCTGTTCCCAACATGCATACCGGATCTGCCCTGGCTTCATAAATGCCGACTTGACCATTCTGAGGTACCCTGAGGCTTCCTTCGGTTTTTGTCTCCTCTCATGTACGGCGCTGCAACCAGTGCACAACCATGACATCAAGTGACTCAGAAACTCAGCAGATGACTGGCACTTCAAGTGTAGACCAAACAATGTATACACTCTCTGCCCAGTCGCGGCGCTCTCGGCCCGGCCTCGTTCAGACTAACTTCAACTCCAATTCACAAACCGTACACGTACCGGGTTCAGCAATTAGCGCCTCTTCGGCAGCTTCTAGCTCACAACAAGGATCGCCAATTATGTCACCCAGTACTGCCGTCTTGACGACTAACTCATCGATTCAGGCTTCGCCGGAACCCCTCCGACCACGGGATGATGATCAGTTCTCGGCGAGCTTTCAGCTTCCAGACTCTGTTTTAACCCGCAAGACAAGCACCAATTCCCTCGGCAGGAGTTGGGTCGGTAGCACCAGCCCCATTGCAGAGGCAGTAGTCCCGGAATCCCGAAGTAATAGCGTATCTGCTACTTCCACTGGCACTACACCTACCACAACCAGCAAGGGAAACTTAATGCGCAGATTATCCAGCCGAGCAAGCCGAGCATCAAGGACTTTGAGTGGCAGAAGGAGGCAATCTTCTGCAACACCAGCTAGCAGAGACGGGAGCATTGGCCCGTGTTTTTTGCGGCGGCGCAGTGACAGCAACAATACTGCTCCTGACTACGTCCCTACACCTTCAACCGACTCGGAATCTGACCTTGACGAGAGAGATGATCTCTTGTTAATTAAATCTTCATTCCTTGATCACATTCCCAAAGGATCTTCTGCAAATAGCACTACAGGGTCCGTTACAGGCAGTGCTAACAACATGGCCGGCCCAGTCATCCCTTTGCAGTTGCAACGTGGCACATGGTTGAGAAAAATCTCAAAGAAGAATCGGTCAAAACGCATCTGCCTCATTTATGAACGAGAAACAAACAAGCTAGTTTGGGATAGAGCCCGCCCTCACAAATTTCTACACGTCGATGATATTAGAGAAATTCGATTTGACTCCGACATCCAGCAATATGCTAGAGACTTCAATATTCCCGAATCGGAACGATTGACCTGGTTTACGATTCTTTACACTATGCCTGACAAGTCTAAGTCAAAACTCATGCATCTCATGGCTGACAGCATCGAGACGACTAACCTCTGGATTAACTTCCTTGACGCCATGCTGAGACACAGACAAGATGTTATGACGGCACTGATGACCTTCAACGACAAAGCCATCCAGCAATACTGGCAATCTGAGATGACAAAGAAGTTTGGCGACAATCCTCGAAGTGAGGACCAGGAGGAACTCGACATCATCGGCGTAATGCGAGTATGTCAGAACCTGCACATTTATAGCTCACAATCCACTCTTCAAGCCAACTTTAGGCTTGCCGACGCTCGTCACCGCGAAGCCCTTCGATTCGAGGAATTCTTGGATTTTGTTCGGCTTATGCGTCAGCGACCAGATGTGCAGCGCATCATTCGAAGCATCGCCGCCAAGCCTGATAAAGGCCTGACCTTTGTGGagtttctttccttcttgaAAGACTACCAAGGTGAGGACATTGAAGCTAACGTCACCACGTGGGAAAGGCACTTCAACAAGTTTGTTCGCAAGCACCGAGCCGATGATCTGGGCGGACTAAAGGTTTTACAAGAcgacatgtacatgtcaGAAGCCGCATTGGTTGGATTCCTATCTTCCCGACAAAATGGTCCCCTAGCAGAAGAGCCTCAAGAATACACTTTGGATCGCCCCATGAACGAGTATTTCATCTCCAGCTCTCACAATACCTACCTTCTTGGTCGACAGGTTGCTGGCCAATCCAGCGTTGAAGGTTACATCCGCGCGCTTGCTCAAGGGTGTCGATGTGTCGAAGTAGACTGTTGGGACGGTTCTGACGGTCAGCCCCAAGTAGTCCATGGACGGACTCTCACTTCAGCCATCAGCTTCAAGGAGGTCATGACAACCATCAACAAATATGCATTTGTAAAGTCCAGCTTCCCTCTTTGGATCTCTCTCGAGGTTCATTGCAGCCCGTCTCAACAAGCCTTGATGGTGGATATCATGAAGGAGGCTTTTGGGGCTAGACTGATGACGGAGCCACTGGACCCTTCGTCAGACAAGCTACCCTCTCCCTCCGAGCTGATGGAGAGGATTCTCATCAAGGTCAAGAAGCCACGTGGAGGCAGGGATGAGAGCCTTCCGGCAGAACCAgttggccggcggcgcggaAGCAGCTTGAGCTCGCCAGTTTCGAAACCAACTGTCCCAGACAATGGCGCCTTTTCACCTTCACCTTCACTCCCTCAGAGTCCCCTTTTGTCAGCCTCAAACCAAGCCCGACGACTTGTCAGCAAAAGCCGTGTCAACACCATCGCCGAGGGAGAGGTGCACGACGTTCCGAGCAGTAGCACAAGCGATAATGAGAGTGGAAGTGAAATCGGAGGCTCCGTCCGACGATCGCAAAATAAGACAACACGATATCTCGGTGCGCTTGGTGTGTACTGTGCTGGGGTCAAGTTCTTTGGGTTCGAAGATCCGGCAGCCAAAACGTTCAACCACATCTTCTCCTTCATGGAGACCAGTTTCGCCAAGCACTCACGGACTAAGGATGCCAAGATGGCACTTGACATTCACAACATGCGGTATCTGATGCGAGTGTACCCTGACGGACTACGACTGGCTTCGAGCAACTTTGATCCTCTCATCTATTGGCGGCGCGGTGTTCAGATGGCAGCTCTTAACTGGCAGACTTTCGACTTGGGCATGCAACTCAACAACGCCATGttccaaggcggcaaggatGAGTCTGGATATGTCCTGAAGCCTGATGAGCTTCGTGACATTCAGATTCAGCCATATAACTCTGCGATTGCCGAAGGCAAGAAGGAGAGGTCCGTAGTGACGTTTGCTATTGACGTCATCTCAGCCCAGCAACTAATGAGGCCTGCAAACCTTGCCGCCAACAAGTCCATGGATACTTATGTCGAAGTGGAAGTCTTCCATGCCAACGATAAGCGAGACAAAAAGGAAGTTGGGTCGGGGCTGACGCACGCCCTTGACTCGCCACTCAAATTCCAGACGGATGTTGTACGCGAGAACGGCTTCAATCCCATGTTTGCTGATGGCCAGTTCAAATTTACCGTAACGACCAAGCACCCAGAGCTGATCTTTGTACGCTGGTCTGTCAAGCTAGCTAGCTACGGAGAGAGCTACAATAGCAAAGAAGGCTCGGCCATTGCCACATACACTGCAAAACTCAACAACCTCAAAGGGGGATACCGCACCATACCGCTTCACAACCATGCAGGTGATCAATACTTGTTCTCGACACTATTCTGCAGGATAAATGTTGAACCCATTCAAACAAAGCTCTTCGATATTGCTGCTCCAGTACAGGACGGCGGCAAGCTCAACCGCTTCGGAGGCAAGGTGTTTGGCCGGACCAGCACGAGTCCTCGCAGCACATTTGAGAAGAGCAGCATGGAAAAGAACAGTTTTGATAGCTTTGCCTAGAAGGCAGGGCGTATGCCACACTGTTTATGATACGTTTAACTTTATTTCTTCTCTAGTTGCCCCTGATAACCGGGGATCTGCCAAGATGCAGGTGCAATGGAGGCGGAATTCATACGACCCGGGGGTCTTTCCAACTTTTCTATTTTCTTCCATTCCTGATGGCGGGGCTGGCTTTTCCTTGGCCATTATTATTGATCCCCCCTATACATTTTTTTTGTACAATTTATGTATCTTCTAAGATTGGTCTCTTTTCTCTTGAGCTCTGGGAGAGCCatatcttcttctttttttaacaATACCACGTCTAGCcggcttgttttttttttccctttcttttcttttgtcttattacctttttgGAGCGTCTAAAATTTGACGTTGGGAGCGTCCCAAACAAAAAATACCCCTCACTACGGAGATTTGAATGCACAAATTTTGATTttgatgatgggcatgttGGTTTTTGAGAGCAGCAGGGTTGGTGACATTTTGCATACAGCTgttttaaaaaaagcctttCGTTTAGTTCATTTGGGGAGTCATTGCATCGAAATGCGGAATATGGCACAAAGCATTCTTCATAGACAGGTCTGGCACGGGAACCAAAGGCATTTTTTTGTTTACCATTATCATATCACCATTCGGcctgtcgtcgtcttctgaTTCTAGTTTGGATCTGGCCATGCCCTGTTGGCTTGTCTCGCCATGGTTGCAGGGTGGTATTGTTCATTCTCACAACCAAATGTTTCCAGCGAAATAAGGACTGGCAGCGCAGACGAGCAGGGATGATGGATACTGGATGACGAATGgcggcaaggcaaggcatGGGATGAATGAAATCATGATGGACGGCGTTTGAGGACGTACAGGGATATTATAGTATGACTTGATAGATATTTGGCTCGGGCTGCACTCCAGGGAAGGGAGCTGGAGGTGGATAGTGGATAGTGGATGCTAGGTAGTGAATTGACCATTGGCGTACAAATGATGAGACAAAACAAGTTGTGGCTGCTGATGTGCGGGAGTCGTAAGTTGGGTCCTGCCGGCGTATGGCATCAAATGTCGGTGGCGTGGTGGTGCCAGAGGGAGTCGAGAGTCTGATGGGCAGCCAGTGATGATGCTGTCTGCAGTGACAATGTtgcagcagccaaggagcATGggagcctccatgtccagatgtcccggCGTCAGTCCACCGAGCACTCGGTAAATGTAGGATGCAGTACAATACGCCGACGACCGATCAGGGGCACTTGAATCTGAGTGACGGgctgcatgtatgtacatgcggAACAACTCTATGCTTGATAAACCCTAGGTTACCAGGTATTGTTGTATGGTCAATGTGCACGTACGCCCCCCGCCCCCCCATGCCATCCGTCACCTCCGTCACCTCCGCGAACAAGCATCCGTCGTCGGACTTGaaacaagaaagagaagGGACAAGTTACATGGCCCTC
The DNA window shown above is from Metarhizium brunneum chromosome 1, complete sequence and carries:
- the plc1_1 gene encoding 1-phosphatidylinositol 4,5-bisphosphate phosphodiesterase 1 yields the protein MTSSDSETQQMTGTSSVDQTMYTLSAQSRRSRPGLVQTNFNSNSQTVHVPGSAISASSAASSSQQGSPIMSPSTAVLTTNSSIQASPEPLRPRDDDQFSASFQLPDSVLTRKTSTNSLGRSWVGSTSPIAEAVVPESRSNSVSATSTGTTPTTTSKGNLMRRLSSRASRASRTLSGRRRQSSATPASRDGSIGPCFLRRRSDSNNTAPDYVPTPSTDSESDLDERDDLLLIKSSFLDHIPKGSSANSTTGSVTGSANNMAGPVIPLQLQRGTWLRKISKKNRSKRICLIYERETNKLVWDRARPHKFLHVDDIREIRFDSDIQQYARDFNIPESERLTWFTILYTMPDKSKSKLMHLMADSIETTNLWINFLDAMLRHRQDVMTALMTFNDKAIQQYWQSEMTKKFGDNPRSEDQEELDIIGVMRVCQNLHIYSSQSTLQANFRLADARHREALRFEEFLDFVRLMRQRPDVQRIIRSIAAKPDKGLTFVEFLSFLKDYQGEDIEANVTTWERHFNKFVRKHRADDLGGLKVLQDDMYMSEAALVGFLSSRQNGPLAEEPQEYTLDRPMNEYFISSSHNTYLLGRQVAGQSSVEGYIRALAQGCRCVEVDCWDGSDGQPQVVHGRTLTSAISFKEVMTTINKYAFVKSSFPLWISLEVHCSPSQQALMVDIMKEAFGARLMTEPLDPSSDKLPSPSELMERILIKVKKPRGGRDESLPAEPVGRRRGSSLSSPVSKPTVPDNGAFSPSPSLPQSPLLSASNQARRLVSKSRVNTIAEGEVHDVPSSSTSDNESGSEIGGSVRRSQNKTTRYLGALGVYCAGVKFFGFEDPAAKTFNHIFSFMETSFAKHSRTKDAKMALDIHNMRYLMRVYPDGLRLASSNFDPLIYWRRGVQMAALNWQTFDLGMQLNNAMFQGGKDESGYVLKPDELRDIQIQPYNSAIAEGKKERSVVTFAIDVISAQQLMRPANLAANKSMDTYVEVEVFHANDKRDKKEVGSGLTHALDSPLKFQTDVVRENGFNPMFADGQFKFTVTTKHPELIFVRWSVKLASYGESYNSKEGSAIATYTAKLNNLKGGYRTIPLHNHAGDQYLFSTLFCRINVEPIQTKLFDIAAPVQDGGKLNRFGGKVFGRTSTSPRSTFEKSSMEKNSFDSFA